The proteins below come from a single Terriglobales bacterium genomic window:
- the ogt gene encoding methylated-DNA--[protein]-cysteine S-methyltransferase, producing MNKNQVLHLLIDRIDTPIGEMLIVADHNGNLRATDWREYEDRMHRLLQIHYGENGFRLEPIRNPNGLSDTIRRYFAGELQSIDVIPVQTAGTPFQREVWRALRKIMCGTTISYAKLAEQIGRPAAVRAVGLANGSNPIGVVVPCHRVIGTNGSLTGYGGGIERKRWLLEHEGWAGSCLAA from the coding sequence ATGAACAAGAATCAAGTTCTCCACTTATTGATCGATCGAATCGATACGCCAATCGGCGAGATGTTGATTGTGGCCGACCATAATGGGAATCTGCGTGCCACTGACTGGCGGGAGTATGAAGACCGAATGCATCGCCTCCTTCAGATCCACTACGGTGAAAACGGATTCAGACTCGAACCAATTCGCAATCCGAACGGCTTGAGCGACACGATTAGACGTTACTTTGCAGGAGAGCTTCAGTCGATCGATGTCATTCCGGTGCAAACAGCGGGTACTCCGTTCCAGCGAGAAGTCTGGCGTGCGCTGCGAAAGATCATGTGCGGCACAACAATCTCTTACGCAAAACTAGCCGAGCAAATTGGACGTCCGGCTGCAGTAAGAGCGGTTGGCCTGGCTAATGGCTCAAATCCGATTGGTGTGGTTGTGCCTTGTCATCGGGTGATTGGTACGAACGGTTCGCTTACCGGCTACGGTGGCGGCATCGAGCGCAAACGCTGGCTTTTAGAGCACGAGGGCTGGGCAGGCTCTTGCTTGGCTGCGTAA
- a CDS encoding alpha/beta hydrolase, producing MDRRRFIETAGSALAGAAFAGCTARMFSVTTPATVRVAMDAAAFHATRRFVRTSFGKIAYVERGTGDVALFLHGFPLNGFQWRGSLDLLSPYRRCIAPDFLAMGYTEVAEGQSVGPKAQVAMLVALLDRLSIPSVDLIANDSGGAVAQLLVTQHPRRVRTLLLTNCDTEPDSPPAAMLPVIALSREGKFVDEWLAPWRADKERARSKDGIGGMCYGDPTHPTDEAIETYFTPLVNTPRRKALVHAYAIALEQNPLAGIEAALKVCKVPTRIVWGTSDTIFSQASSNYLDRTFGNSRGVRRLDGSKLFWPEERPDVIAEEARRLWDIA from the coding sequence ATGGATCGTAGACGCTTCATTGAAACTGCGGGCAGTGCACTCGCTGGGGCCGCATTCGCAGGATGCACTGCTCGCATGTTTAGCGTTACAACGCCAGCAACCGTTCGCGTTGCAATGGATGCCGCAGCATTCCATGCTACCCGACGCTTTGTACGAACCAGCTTCGGCAAGATCGCATACGTAGAGCGTGGCACCGGGGATGTAGCTCTGTTCCTGCACGGCTTTCCGCTCAATGGTTTTCAATGGCGAGGTTCGCTCGACCTCCTGTCGCCGTATCGCCGCTGCATTGCTCCCGATTTCCTGGCGATGGGCTACACCGAGGTTGCCGAAGGACAGAGCGTCGGGCCCAAGGCGCAAGTCGCGATGCTTGTGGCATTGCTGGACAGGCTATCGATTCCAAGCGTTGATCTCATCGCCAACGACAGCGGCGGTGCGGTCGCACAGTTACTCGTCACTCAGCACCCGCGGCGCGTTCGCACCTTGTTGCTCACCAATTGCGATACTGAACCCGACAGTCCTCCGGCCGCAATGCTCCCCGTAATCGCGCTCTCAAGAGAAGGCAAGTTCGTGGACGAATGGCTGGCACCTTGGCGCGCTGACAAGGAGCGTGCACGTTCGAAGGATGGCATTGGCGGGATGTGTTACGGGGATCCAACACATCCGACCGATGAAGCGATCGAGACTTATTTCACTCCGCTCGTGAACACACCTCGGCGGAAGGCCCTCGTGCACGCATATGCCATTGCACTCGAGCAGAATCCACTGGCAGGGATCGAGGCCGCACTCAAGGTTTGCAAAGTCCCAACGCGGATTGTCTGGGGTACGAGCGATACGATCTTCTCGCAGGCGAGCTCCAACTATCTCGACCGAACCTTCGGCAACTCCCGCGGAGTGCGGCGTCTTGACGGAAGCAAGCTGTTCTGGCCGGAAGAACGCCCTGACGTGATCGCGGAAGAGGCGCGGAGACTGTGGGACATTGCTTAG
- a CDS encoding alpha/beta hydrolase, whose product MERGKPTPIRRSVKTASGHISYMEQGTGPTALFVHGVLLNSHLWRHQVEHLSDIRRCIAVDLLAHGDTEIRPDQEVSVTANAQMLKGVLDALNIEQVDLVGNDSGGGIAQIFSALYSERIRSLTLTNCDAHDNWPPEAFKPFLAMAAEGGLRGTLDAMLSDKSIYRSPQALGPAYEHPELVSDESIETYLRPLVRTEQRTRDLERFLAAFDNRHTLAIEARLKTLKAPTLIVWGTDDAYFDVKWSRWLADTIPGTRRRVEFKGARIFFPEERWEDFNNELRAHWQAAEQEAFALLAAAESH is encoded by the coding sequence ATGGAGAGAGGCAAACCAACGCCGATCCGGCGCAGTGTCAAGACTGCGTCGGGTCATATCAGCTACATGGAGCAGGGCACAGGACCAACTGCGCTGTTTGTGCACGGCGTTCTTCTGAATAGTCACCTGTGGCGTCATCAGGTGGAGCATTTGTCCGACATTCGGCGCTGCATCGCTGTAGACCTGCTTGCGCATGGTGATACTGAGATCCGCCCGGACCAAGAAGTATCCGTAACGGCGAATGCGCAGATGCTCAAGGGAGTTCTCGATGCCTTGAACATCGAGCAAGTCGATCTGGTCGGCAACGACAGCGGTGGGGGTATTGCGCAGATATTCTCCGCTTTATATTCAGAGCGGATCCGCAGCCTCACTCTCACCAACTGCGATGCACACGACAATTGGCCGCCAGAAGCCTTTAAACCGTTCCTGGCGATGGCGGCAGAAGGCGGCCTGAGGGGTACGCTCGACGCGATGTTGTCGGACAAGAGCATTTATCGCTCTCCGCAAGCTCTGGGGCCAGCGTACGAACATCCTGAACTCGTCAGCGACGAAAGTATCGAAACATACTTGCGCCCGCTGGTCAGGACCGAGCAACGCACGCGCGACCTGGAGCGCTTTCTCGCAGCCTTCGATAACAGGCACACGCTCGCTATCGAAGCGCGCCTGAAGACGCTCAAGGCGCCCACGCTCATCGTCTGGGGTACGGATGATGCGTACTTCGACGTAAAGTGGTCACGCTGGTTGGCCGATACCATTCCTGGAACCAGACGCCGTGTCGAGTTCAAGGGCGCGAGAATCTTCTTTCCCGAGGAGCGTTGGGAAGATTTCAACAACGAACTGCGTGCCCACTGGCAGGCGGCAGAGCAGGAGGCGTTTGCGCTTCTGGCAGCGGCAGAATCCCATTAA